Proteins from a single region of Caloramator sp. E03:
- a CDS encoding LVIVD repeat-containing protein, protein MCRRKEPLAKNIELVAFNDLNGKPGFQMAMQKVQDRYYLYTASFRHNGWNIIDVTDPKHPRNVKWMEGPWFFEGVHDGQGTPKIQIADGIMITAHGGTLKELHGTEVGLPFWGGIMIWDVKTDPENPILLSKFECKGGAGVHRFFYNGGRYVYVTGSCEGYNGFILRIVDIKDPKNPVEVGRWWASEQYLNDKITAKNTRYGSAEALSSPFLHACVAKDDIVYMAYANKGFIMLDVKDKANPKMLNCLHLNPPFGGGAAGAPIHSVLPLGNRPYVVVTTEGERARYFCNEATEGLFKKIVTQPMNMIGIIEITDISNPSLISIFPYPEVPEGYTHGTNFNIVDGVRIPFGPHNIFDAFGPDVYEKRDDRVYCCYFNAGLRIYDVSDPFVPKEIAYFIPPDPEADLFNNPTGDLLPGSKVAITEDVLVDDRGYIYVDTFQDGLYILRCTV, encoded by the coding sequence ATGTGTAGACGTAAAGAACCTTTGGCAAAAAATATAGAATTGGTTGCTTTTAATGATTTAAATGGGAAACCAGGTTTTCAAATGGCTATGCAAAAAGTACAAGACAGATATTATTTATATACTGCTTCCTTTAGACACAATGGATGGAATATTATAGATGTTACAGATCCTAAACATCCAAGAAATGTAAAATGGATGGAAGGACCTTGGTTTTTTGAAGGTGTGCATGATGGACAAGGAACTCCTAAAATTCAGATAGCAGATGGAATAATGATAACAGCCCATGGGGGAACATTGAAAGAACTACATGGAACGGAAGTAGGTCTGCCATTTTGGGGCGGCATTATGATCTGGGATGTAAAAACTGATCCAGAGAACCCGATTCTTTTATCTAAATTCGAATGTAAAGGAGGTGCAGGTGTACACAGATTTTTTTATAATGGCGGAAGGTATGTTTATGTGACGGGAAGCTGTGAAGGATATAATGGATTTATTTTAAGGATAGTAGATATAAAAGATCCAAAAAATCCAGTGGAAGTTGGAAGATGGTGGGCATCGGAACAATATCTTAACGATAAGATTACAGCTAAAAATACACGTTACGGTTCAGCGGAAGCACTTTCTTCACCTTTCTTGCATGCTTGTGTAGCAAAAGATGATATCGTTTATATGGCTTATGCAAATAAAGGATTTATTATGCTTGATGTAAAAGATAAGGCTAATCCTAAAATGCTTAATTGTTTACATCTTAATCCTCCTTTTGGTGGAGGAGCTGCAGGGGCACCAATTCACTCTGTACTTCCCCTTGGAAACCGTCCTTATGTTGTTGTTACAACAGAAGGTGAAAGAGCAAGATATTTTTGTAATGAAGCAACTGAAGGCTTATTCAAAAAGATTGTAACCCAGCCGATGAACATGATTGGCATTATTGAAATAACAGATATCAGTAACCCAAGCTTAATTTCTATTTTCCCATATCCAGAAGTACCTGAAGGATATACACATGGGACAAACTTTAATATTGTTGATGGCGTACGTATACCATTTGGACCACATAATATTTTTGACGCATTTGGTCCTGACGTTTATGAAAAGAGAGATGATAGAGTTTACTGTTGCTATTTTAATGCGGGGCTTCGCATATATGATGTATCAGATCCTTTCGTACCAAAGGAGATTGCTTACTTTATCCCTCCTGATCCTGAAGCTGATTTATTTAATAATCCAACAGGAGATTTGCTTCCAGGATCTAAGGTGGCAATCACAGAAGATGTACTTGTAGATGATAGAGGCTATATTTATGTTGATACTTTCCAAGACGGCTTGTACATTTTACGTTGTACCGTTTAG
- the ulaG gene encoding L-ascorbate 6-phosphate lactonase, translating into MAKIDQITRESWILSTFPEWGTWLNEEIEQEVVKPGTFAMWWLGCTGIWVKTEGNTNICIDFWCGSGKKTKANPYIDPQHQMARMCGGKKLQPNLRVSPCVLDPFAIKEIDAVLSTHYHNDHIDVNVAAAVMKNCSKDVPFIGPKYSVEKWIEWGVPRERCITVKPGDVVKIKDIEIVALESFDRTALITSPPDGDIRGRMPDDMDEKAVNFLIKTPGGNIYHSGDSHYSNYYAKHGNDYEIDVALGSFGENPRGVTDKMTASDILRMAEALNTKVIIPFHHDIWSNFQADPAEITMLYEMKKHRLQYKFKPFIWQVGGKFVFPDDKDNREYHYPRGFDDCFENDINIPFTSFL; encoded by the coding sequence ATGGCTAAAATTGATCAAATTACAAGAGAATCATGGATTCTAAGTACATTCCCAGAATGGGGTACATGGCTAAATGAAGAGATTGAACAGGAAGTAGTAAAACCAGGAACCTTTGCCATGTGGTGGCTTGGATGTACAGGTATCTGGGTAAAAACAGAAGGAAATACTAATATATGTATTGATTTCTGGTGTGGAAGCGGCAAAAAAACAAAAGCAAATCCATATATAGATCCACAGCACCAGATGGCAAGAATGTGCGGAGGAAAAAAACTTCAGCCTAATCTTAGGGTTTCACCCTGTGTACTTGATCCTTTTGCAATAAAAGAAATAGATGCGGTATTATCTACTCATTATCATAATGATCATATAGATGTTAATGTTGCAGCAGCAGTTATGAAAAACTGTTCAAAGGATGTTCCCTTTATAGGACCAAAGTATTCAGTTGAAAAATGGATAGAATGGGGAGTACCAAGGGAACGTTGCATAACAGTTAAGCCTGGTGATGTTGTAAAAATAAAAGACATTGAGATAGTAGCTTTAGAGTCCTTTGACCGTACAGCACTTATTACATCACCTCCAGATGGTGATATAAGAGGCAGAATGCCTGATGATATGGATGAAAAGGCAGTTAATTTCCTTATAAAAACTCCTGGAGGAAATATATATCACAGCGGTGATTCCCATTATTCAAATTATTATGCTAAACATGGAAATGACTATGAGATAGATGTTGCTTTAGGTTCCTTTGGAGAAAACCCAAGAGGAGTAACAGATAAAATGACTGCATCTGATATTTTGAGAATGGCAGAAGCTTTAAACACAAAGGTAATAATTCCTTTCCATCATGATATATGGTCTAATTTTCAGGCTGATCCAGCTGAAATAACTATGCTTTATGAGATGAAAAAGCACAGACTTCAATATAAATTCAAACCATTTATATGGCAGGTTGGAGGAAAGTTTGTATTCCCAGATGATAAAGATAATAGAGAGTACCATTATCCAAGAGGTTTTGATGATTGCTTTGAAAACGATATAAACATTCCTTTTACTTCATTCCTATAA
- a CDS encoding methyl-accepting chemotaxis protein, producing MEKKLQNLIDVISIIKDIIEGDFSLTVTNKSECIYSEDGNTVKAPFKVGPLNSIEMTGIQQIIKEKKKLYKVLKKEIDGLDMKIIAVPIFGDDGEVIGTLGISQSTEKIEEIKNNSINLMSSLQKVSETINGIADDALKLSEQLNFMIEKIKQVEENISESNQFVDLIHNISKQSNLLGLNASIEAARAGENGRGFSVVANEMRKLALLSQKTAEKMSAVLLDIDKGSKFISNSISTIGEIAGEQASSVEEIAATIEQIATSSKVLVDNLNINI from the coding sequence ATGGAAAAAAAGCTTCAAAACCTTATAGATGTTATTTCAATAATAAAGGATATAATTGAAGGGGATTTTTCATTAACTGTTACAAATAAAAGTGAATGTATATATTCTGAGGATGGAAATACAGTAAAAGCACCATTTAAGGTGGGGCCTTTAAATAGTATTGAAATGACAGGAATACAACAAATCATTAAGGAGAAAAAGAAATTATACAAGGTACTAAAGAAAGAAATTGATGGTTTAGATATGAAGATTATTGCAGTACCTATATTTGGTGACGATGGAGAAGTAATTGGAACACTTGGAATTTCACAAAGCACAGAAAAGATAGAAGAAATAAAAAATAATTCTATCAATTTGATGAGTTCCTTGCAAAAGGTGAGCGAAACTATTAATGGGATTGCCGATGATGCTTTAAAGCTATCAGAACAATTGAATTTTATGATTGAAAAAATTAAACAGGTTGAAGAAAACATAAGTGAAAGCAATCAATTTGTTGATTTGATTCATAACATATCTAAACAATCTAATCTTTTAGGCTTAAATGCTTCTATAGAAGCAGCACGGGCAGGTGAAAATGGGAGAGGATTTTCAGTTGTTGCAAATGAAATGAGAAAATTAGCTCTGTTAAGTCAAAAAACTGCTGAGAAAATGTCTGCAGTTCTTTTGGATATTGATAAGGGTAGTAAGTTTATTTCTAATTCTATAAGTACTATAGGCGAAATTGCAGGAGAACAAGCTTCTTCTGTAGAAGAGATAGCTGCCACTATTGAACAAATAGCAACAAGTTCAAAAGTTTTAGTTGATAATTTAAATATAAACATTTAA
- a CDS encoding acetyl-CoA hydrolase, giving the protein MSIEFKPMRSLIYVDVVKEDYRHKLKHWLYRYHIADSISQFRPYVAKYAFYPALPTPPEGERFGTCRMQLTEHYWLVNPMTEEFKNKAFTEYFPVDVLKWQGNIPDDEDLSNGKTVNIEGDDARSTGGDNGMPPFIFAFVPICWEEDFKGSKRTAEDGPNYRWQFVMKYPEGVSMEEGDKWFYEEVVPKFQAMPEVLRMLSSKIIQEVNGCPYQRVVEMWFDCPSQWYKAAVVKAKDIKKPSWAKYDQFPYLKPRFEISSIFLTDIAESDNYTQYHGYITMR; this is encoded by the coding sequence ATGTCTATAGAGTTTAAACCTATGAGAAGTCTTATATATGTTGATGTTGTAAAAGAGGATTATAGGCATAAGTTAAAACATTGGTTATATCGCTACCATATAGCAGATAGTATTTCACAATTTAGACCTTACGTAGCTAAGTATGCATTTTATCCAGCTTTGCCAACTCCACCAGAAGGAGAAAGATTTGGAACATGTAGAATGCAGTTAACAGAACATTACTGGTTGGTTAATCCAATGACAGAGGAATTTAAAAATAAGGCTTTTACAGAATATTTTCCAGTAGATGTATTAAAATGGCAGGGAAATATTCCAGATGATGAAGATTTAAGTAATGGAAAAACAGTTAATATAGAAGGGGACGATGCAAGATCTACAGGTGGAGATAACGGGATGCCTCCATTTATATTTGCTTTTGTACCGATTTGCTGGGAAGAAGATTTCAAAGGTTCTAAAAGAACAGCAGAAGATGGTCCAAACTATAGATGGCAATTTGTTATGAAATATCCAGAGGGTGTTTCTATGGAAGAAGGGGACAAGTGGTTTTATGAAGAAGTTGTTCCTAAATTCCAAGCTATGCCAGAAGTACTAAGAATGTTATCGAGTAAAATTATTCAGGAGGTTAATGGATGTCCATATCAAAGAGTAGTTGAAATGTGGTTTGATTGCCCATCTCAGTGGTATAAAGCAGCTGTAGTAAAGGCAAAAGATATTAAAAAACCATCTTGGGCAAAATATGATCAATTTCCATATTTAAAGCCAAGGTTTGAAATATCAAGCATATTCTTAACAGATATTGCTGAAAGTGATAACTATACACAATATCATGGATATATAACAATGCGATAA
- a CDS encoding DeoR/GlpR family DNA-binding transcription regulator, with amino-acid sequence MKNSKGVVCKRQQLILQYLNEHKTAKVETLSELLNVSPITIRRDLQIFEEKGIVERFHGGATLIEGALGDDPSLSDSSKNYILQKLAIAKMAASLINDGDTIFMNSSSTALLVLKYLHNKHVIVITNNGKALQVQKDPKVELVLTGGEVYERKQSMVGEFATHILSKVVANKCIMGVSGINIKTGITTSVLQETAVNQMMLKRCSGPVIVLADSSKIGVEHNFISGDLNKVSYLITDSGADPKQLEMLKEKGIEIITVDPLDASELNGFNSIT; translated from the coding sequence ATGAAAAATAGTAAAGGTGTAGTATGCAAAAGGCAACAATTAATACTCCAATATTTAAATGAGCACAAAACAGCAAAGGTAGAAACTCTTTCCGAATTGCTTAATGTATCTCCTATCACTATAAGGCGCGATCTTCAGATATTTGAAGAAAAGGGAATAGTAGAAAGGTTTCATGGAGGTGCAACCTTAATCGAAGGTGCGTTAGGAGATGATCCAAGCCTTAGCGATTCATCAAAAAACTATATTCTCCAAAAGCTTGCAATAGCAAAAATGGCTGCAAGTTTAATTAATGATGGTGATACTATATTTATGAACTCAAGTTCAACAGCATTACTTGTACTAAAATATCTGCATAACAAACATGTAATAGTAATTACAAACAATGGTAAAGCACTACAAGTACAAAAAGATCCAAAGGTTGAACTTGTTTTAACCGGAGGAGAAGTTTATGAGAGAAAACAATCAATGGTTGGAGAGTTTGCAACTCATATACTATCAAAGGTTGTTGCAAATAAGTGTATCATGGGTGTAAGTGGTATAAACATTAAAACTGGTATTACAACATCTGTACTTCAAGAAACAGCAGTAAATCAGATGATGCTAAAAAGGTGCAGCGGCCCTGTAATTGTCCTTGCTGACAGCTCTAAGATAGGAGTTGAACACAACTTTATAAGCGGAGATTTAAATAAAGTATCTTACCTTATTACCGACTCTGGAGCAGATCCTAAGCAGTTAGAAATGCTAAAAGAAAAGGGAATTGAGATTATTACAGTCGATCCACTTGATGCATCTGAACTTAATGGTTTTAATAGTATAACTTAA